From Halichoerus grypus chromosome 6, mHalGry1.hap1.1, whole genome shotgun sequence, one genomic window encodes:
- the PARVG gene encoding gamma-parvin isoform X1, with protein sequence MESESLYNLLQLPKVTGPPAEEELPQGEKKKYLPPTSRQDPKFEELQKVLMEWINAKLLPEHIVVRSLEEDIFDGLILHHLFQMLTGLKLEVEEMALTAPSQRRKLEVVLEAINHSLQVEERQLKWSVGSLGSPSALTCAPPAIFSKDLLATLHLLVALAKHFQPDLPLPTNVQVEVITMESTKNGLKSEKSVEQLTQCSTDKDQPAKDIFDELFRLAPEKVNTVKEAIVNFVNQNLDRLGLSVQNLDTQFADGVFLLLLIGQLEGFFLHLKEFYLTPTSPAEMLHNVTLALELLKDEGLLDYPINPEDIVNKDVKSTLRVLYSLFRKHKLQESTDSVPRGSPN encoded by the exons ATGGAGTCAGAGTCCTTATACAACCTGCTGCAGCTCCCTAAGGTGACGGGCCCGCCGGCGGAGGAGGAACTCCCACAAG gagaaaaaaagaaatacctgcCCCCCACTTCCCGGCAGGATCCCAAATTTGAAGAACTGCAAAAG GTGCTAATGGAGTGGATCAATGCCAAGCTCCTCCCTGAGCACATTGTGGTCCGCAGCCTGGAGGAGGACATATTTGATGGGCTCATCCTGCACCACCTTTTCC AGATGCTGACCGGGCTCAAGCTGGAAGTGGAGGAGATGGCTCTCACCGCCCCGAGCCAAAGGCGCAAGCTCGAGGTGGTCCTGGAGGCCATCAACCACAGTCTGCAGGTGGAGGAGCGGCAGCTCAAGTGGAGCGTGGGAA GTTTGGGCAGCCCCTCAGCTCTGACCTGTGCCCCCCCAGCCATCTTCAGCAAGGACCTGCTGGCCACCTTGCATCTGCTCGTGGCCCTGGCCAAGCACTTCCAGCCCGACCTGCCCCTTCCGACCAACGTCCAGGTGGAGGTGATCACCATGGAG agcaCCAAAAATGGTCTGAAGTCAGAGAAATCAGTGGAACAGCTCACTCAGTGCAG CACAGACAAGGACCAACCTGCGA AGGACATCTTTGATGAATTATTTAGGCTGGCTCCGGAGAAAGTGAACACGGTGAAAGAG GCCATTGTGAACTTTGTCAACCAGAACCTGGACCGCCTGGGCCTGTCTGTGCAGAACCTGGACACCCAG TTTGCAGACGGGGTCTTCTTACTCTTGCTGATTGGACAACTGGAAGGCTTCTTCCTGCACTTGAAGGAATTCTACCTCACTCCCACCTCTCCTGCGGAAATG CTGCACAACGTCACCCTTGCCCTGGAGCTGCTGAAGGACGAAGGTCTGCTCGACTACCCCATCAACCCCGAAG ACATTGTGAACAAGGATGTCAAGAGCACGCTGCGCGTCCTCTACAGCTTGTTTCGAAAGCACAAGCTGCAAGAAAGCACAGATAGCGTGCCCCGTGGATCCCCCAATTAG
- the PARVG gene encoding gamma-parvin isoform X2, translating to MESESLYNLLQLPKVTGPPAEEELPQGEKKKYLPPTSRQDPKFEELQKVLMEWINAKLLPEHIVVRSLEEDIFDGLILHHLFQMLTGLKLEVEEMALTAPSQRRKLEVVLEAINHSLQVEERQLKWSVGTIFSKDLLATLHLLVALAKHFQPDLPLPTNVQVEVITMESTKNGLKSEKSVEQLTQCSTDKDQPAKDIFDELFRLAPEKVNTVKEAIVNFVNQNLDRLGLSVQNLDTQFADGVFLLLLIGQLEGFFLHLKEFYLTPTSPAEMLHNVTLALELLKDEGLLDYPINPEDIVNKDVKSTLRVLYSLFRKHKLQESTDSVPRGSPN from the exons ATGGAGTCAGAGTCCTTATACAACCTGCTGCAGCTCCCTAAGGTGACGGGCCCGCCGGCGGAGGAGGAACTCCCACAAG gagaaaaaaagaaatacctgcCCCCCACTTCCCGGCAGGATCCCAAATTTGAAGAACTGCAAAAG GTGCTAATGGAGTGGATCAATGCCAAGCTCCTCCCTGAGCACATTGTGGTCCGCAGCCTGGAGGAGGACATATTTGATGGGCTCATCCTGCACCACCTTTTCC AGATGCTGACCGGGCTCAAGCTGGAAGTGGAGGAGATGGCTCTCACCGCCCCGAGCCAAAGGCGCAAGCTCGAGGTGGTCCTGGAGGCCATCAACCACAGTCTGCAGGTGGAGGAGCGGCAGCTCAAGTGGAGCGTGGGAA CCATCTTCAGCAAGGACCTGCTGGCCACCTTGCATCTGCTCGTGGCCCTGGCCAAGCACTTCCAGCCCGACCTGCCCCTTCCGACCAACGTCCAGGTGGAGGTGATCACCATGGAG agcaCCAAAAATGGTCTGAAGTCAGAGAAATCAGTGGAACAGCTCACTCAGTGCAG CACAGACAAGGACCAACCTGCGA AGGACATCTTTGATGAATTATTTAGGCTGGCTCCGGAGAAAGTGAACACGGTGAAAGAG GCCATTGTGAACTTTGTCAACCAGAACCTGGACCGCCTGGGCCTGTCTGTGCAGAACCTGGACACCCAG TTTGCAGACGGGGTCTTCTTACTCTTGCTGATTGGACAACTGGAAGGCTTCTTCCTGCACTTGAAGGAATTCTACCTCACTCCCACCTCTCCTGCGGAAATG CTGCACAACGTCACCCTTGCCCTGGAGCTGCTGAAGGACGAAGGTCTGCTCGACTACCCCATCAACCCCGAAG ACATTGTGAACAAGGATGTCAAGAGCACGCTGCGCGTCCTCTACAGCTTGTTTCGAAAGCACAAGCTGCAAGAAAGCACAGATAGCGTGCCCCGTGGATCCCCCAATTAG